Proteins encoded together in one Carya illinoinensis cultivar Pawnee chromosome 3, C.illinoinensisPawnee_v1, whole genome shotgun sequence window:
- the LOC122305621 gene encoding phosphatidylinositol 3,4,5-trisphosphate 3-phosphatase and protein-tyrosine-phosphatase PTEN1 isoform X2: MGLKLSKQGSRRVEDLSLHNHLINCLSKSLYVRNLVSKQRRRMLVAGYDLDMSFITDRVLAMSFPAEQMRAVYRNPLWQVQSVLDMRHQGHYKIYNLCIEESYDPSHFHGRVEAYPFDDNHVPPLQMVKTFCESVHSWLSSDPENIAVIHCMAGKGRTGLMVCAYLVYIGMSADEALQLYADRRTTNNEGVSIPSQRRYVGYWESIVSFPRGIDNEPPDVNLPQPCSRELRRIRLHDMVNIDRIFFVVSELQEKPNQMYRPSVEVTRNCCRPIKKGYQRANSPRYYISFTNGDKEDKPQSEEEHVVVQMDTESPIIYQKSCLDHYFDKPLQVTGDVRIIFYQKMFGGRLFYCCFNTAFIRNSLIQLKVREMDKVGKKGRSICGPNFCLELLFGPANAKQSSRTTSGDDVESDN; the protein is encoded by the exons ATGGGATTGAAACTTTCAAAGCAGGGGTCAAGGAGGGTTGAAGATCTAAGTTTACATAATCATCTGATTAATTGTCTCAGCAAAAGTCTTTATGTCCGTAACTTGGTATCTAAGCAGCGAAGGCGTATGCTCGTAGCTGGTTATGATCTTGACATGTCATTTATCACAGATCGGGTTCTGGCAATGTCATTTCCTGCAGAACAAATGCGAGCAGTGTATCGTAATCCTCTCTGGCAGGTCCAGTCCGTGCTTGACATGAGACATCAGGGGCACTATAAG ATCTACAATCTCTGTATAGAAGAATCTTATGATCCCTCACATTTTCATGGCCGTGTGGAGGCATATCCTTTTGATGACAACCATGTTCCACCTCTCCAAATGGTTAAGACTTTCTGTGAAAGTGTACATTCATGGCTATCAAGTGACCCAGAAAATATTGCTGTCATACATTGCATG GCAGGCAAAGGTCGAACAGGCTTAATGGTATGCGCCTATCTTGTTTACATTGGCATGTCGGCAGATGAGGCTCTTCAGTTATATGCAGACAGACGGACCACCAATAATGAAGGA GTTTCAATACCTAGCCAACGCCGTTATGTGGGATACTGGGAAAGTATAGTTTCTTTTCCTAGGGGAATTGATAATGAACCGCCAGATGTAAATTTGCCTCAACCATGTAGCAGAGAATTGCGGCGAATCCGACTACATGACATGGTTAACATTGACAGAATCTTCTTTGTGGTCTCAGAATTGCAAGAG AAACCCAACCAGATGTATCGTCCGTCTGTGGAAGTTACGCGGAATTGTTGCAGACCAATTAAGAAGGGTTACCAAAGAGCAAACAGTCCTCGGTACTATATCTCTTTCACCAACGGTGATAAGGAGGACAAACCACAGTCAGAAGAAGAACATGTTGTAGTCCAAATGGACACAGAAAGTCCCATAATCTACCAGAAGAGCTGTCTCGATCATTATTTTGATAAACCTTTACAA GTTACTGGAGATGTGCGCATTATATTCtaccaaaaaatgtttggagGGCGTCTCTTCTATTGTTGCTTCAATACAGCTTTTATTAGGAACAGCTTGATACAG CTCAAAGTGAGAGAGATGGATAAAGTTGGGAAAAAGGGAAGATCAATATGTGGCCCTAATTTCTGCTTGGAGTTGCTATTTGGTCCTGCTAATGCAAAGCAGTCATCACGGACTACATCTGGGGATGATGTTGAAAGTGATAACTAG
- the LOC122305621 gene encoding phosphatidylinositol 3,4,5-trisphosphate 3-phosphatase and protein-tyrosine-phosphatase PTEN1 isoform X1, with protein MGLKLSKQGSRRVEDLSLHNHLINCLSKSLYVRNLVSKQRRRMLVAGYDLDMSFITDRVLAMSFPAEQMRAVYRNPLWQVQSVLDMRHQGHYKIYNLCIEESYDPSHFHGRVEAYPFDDNHVPPLQMVKTFCESVHSWLSSDPENIAVIHCMFLQAGKGRTGLMVCAYLVYIGMSADEALQLYADRRTTNNEGVSIPSQRRYVGYWESIVSFPRGIDNEPPDVNLPQPCSRELRRIRLHDMVNIDRIFFVVSELQEKPNQMYRPSVEVTRNCCRPIKKGYQRANSPRYYISFTNGDKEDKPQSEEEHVVVQMDTESPIIYQKSCLDHYFDKPLQVTGDVRIIFYQKMFGGRLFYCCFNTAFIRNSLIQLKVREMDKVGKKGRSICGPNFCLELLFGPANAKQSSRTTSGDDVESDN; from the exons ATGGGATTGAAACTTTCAAAGCAGGGGTCAAGGAGGGTTGAAGATCTAAGTTTACATAATCATCTGATTAATTGTCTCAGCAAAAGTCTTTATGTCCGTAACTTGGTATCTAAGCAGCGAAGGCGTATGCTCGTAGCTGGTTATGATCTTGACATGTCATTTATCACAGATCGGGTTCTGGCAATGTCATTTCCTGCAGAACAAATGCGAGCAGTGTATCGTAATCCTCTCTGGCAGGTCCAGTCCGTGCTTGACATGAGACATCAGGGGCACTATAAG ATCTACAATCTCTGTATAGAAGAATCTTATGATCCCTCACATTTTCATGGCCGTGTGGAGGCATATCCTTTTGATGACAACCATGTTCCACCTCTCCAAATGGTTAAGACTTTCTGTGAAAGTGTACATTCATGGCTATCAAGTGACCCAGAAAATATTGCTGTCATACATTGCATG TTTTTGCAGGCAGGCAAAGGTCGAACAGGCTTAATGGTATGCGCCTATCTTGTTTACATTGGCATGTCGGCAGATGAGGCTCTTCAGTTATATGCAGACAGACGGACCACCAATAATGAAGGA GTTTCAATACCTAGCCAACGCCGTTATGTGGGATACTGGGAAAGTATAGTTTCTTTTCCTAGGGGAATTGATAATGAACCGCCAGATGTAAATTTGCCTCAACCATGTAGCAGAGAATTGCGGCGAATCCGACTACATGACATGGTTAACATTGACAGAATCTTCTTTGTGGTCTCAGAATTGCAAGAG AAACCCAACCAGATGTATCGTCCGTCTGTGGAAGTTACGCGGAATTGTTGCAGACCAATTAAGAAGGGTTACCAAAGAGCAAACAGTCCTCGGTACTATATCTCTTTCACCAACGGTGATAAGGAGGACAAACCACAGTCAGAAGAAGAACATGTTGTAGTCCAAATGGACACAGAAAGTCCCATAATCTACCAGAAGAGCTGTCTCGATCATTATTTTGATAAACCTTTACAA GTTACTGGAGATGTGCGCATTATATTCtaccaaaaaatgtttggagGGCGTCTCTTCTATTGTTGCTTCAATACAGCTTTTATTAGGAACAGCTTGATACAG CTCAAAGTGAGAGAGATGGATAAAGTTGGGAAAAAGGGAAGATCAATATGTGGCCCTAATTTCTGCTTGGAGTTGCTATTTGGTCCTGCTAATGCAAAGCAGTCATCACGGACTACATCTGGGGATGATGTTGAAAGTGATAACTAG
- the LOC122303106 gene encoding probable ubiquitin conjugation factor E4, with amino-acid sequence MAAPKPQKRSPEEIEDIILRKVFLVSLTDTAESSSDSRIVYLEMTAAEILSEGKDLRLSRDLMERVLIDRLSGDFSSAEPPFQYLIGCYRRAFDEGKKIASMKDKNVKSEMESVVKQAKKLSVSYCRIHLGNPELFPNPLDSNEKSRLSKSPLLPLIFSEVGSSVDGFGGSSAGSTQCPPGFLEEFFRDSDFDSLDSILKGLYEDLRGSVIKVSALGNFQQPLRALLYLVSFPVGAKSLVNHPWWIPKGLYLNGRVIEMTSILGPFFHVSALPDHAIFKSQPDVGLQCFSEASTRRPTDLSSSFTTIKSVMNNLYDGLAEVLLSLLKNMDTRENVLEYLAEVINKNSSRAHIQVDPLSCASSGMFVSLSAVMLRLCEPFLDVNLTKRDKIDPKYVFNSNRLDLRASTALHASSEEVAEWLNKNNLGKTDGSRQDTEVENRLLQSQGATSSGSTASGSSNAKLGSTGNKTKYPFICECFFMTARVLHLGLLKAFSDFKHLVQDIQRCEDTLSTLKAMQEHSPTPALELDVSRLEKEMESYSQEKLCYEAQMLRDGALIQNALSFYRLMVVWLVSLVGGFKMPLPSTCPMEFAAMPEHFVEDAMELLIFASRIPKALDGVLLDDFMNFIIMFMASPEFIRNPYLRAKMVEVLNCWMPRGGGSSVTATLFEGHQLSLEYLVRNLLKLYVDIEFTGSHTQFYDKFNIRHNIAELLEYLWQVPSHRNAWRQIAKEEEKGVYLTFLNFLVNDSIYLLDESLNKILELKELEAEMSNTTEWEQRPAQERQERTRLFHSQENIIRIDMKLANEDVSMLAFTSEQITVPFLLPEMVERVASMLNYFLLQLVGPQRKSLTLKDPEKYEFRPKQLLKQIVYIYVHLARGDTENIFPAAISKDGRSYNEQLFSAAADVLRKIGENGRVIQEFLQLGAKAKVAASEAMDTEAALGEIPDEFLDPIQYTLMKDPVILPSSRITVDRPVIQRHLLSDNTDPFNRSHLTADMLIPNNELKARIDEFIKSQEMKKHGESLGVDRTKATIQTTSSEMLID; translated from the exons ATGGCCGCCCCAAAACCTCAAAAGAGGTCTCCGGAGGAAATCGAGGACATAATCCTCCGGAAAGTCTTTCTCGTATCTCTGACCGATACCGCGGAGTCATCATCCGATTCCCGGATCGTGTACTTGGAGATGACCGCGGCCGAGATTCTGAGCGAGGGCAAGGACTTGAGACTTTCTAGGGATTTGATGGAGCGGGTCCTGATCGATCGTCTCTCCGGTGATTTTTCCTCGGCAGAACCGCCCTTCCAGTACCTGATCGGCTGCTATCGCCGCGCCTTCGACGAGGGAAAGAAGATCGCTTCCATGAAGGACAAGAATGTTAAGTCCGAGATGGAGTCAGTGGTGAAGCAAGCCAAGAAATTGTCGGTCTCGTATTGTAGGATTCACTTGGGGAACCCTGAGTTGTTCCCAAATCCGCTGGATTCGAATGAGAAGTCACGTTTGAGTAAATCACCTTTGTTGCCGCTGATTTTCTCTGAGGTTGGGAGCTCGGTGGACGGGTTCGGAGGTAGTAGTGCTGGGAGCACTCAATGCCCACCTGGTTTCTTGGAGGAGTTCTTTAGGGACTCGGATTTCGATAGCTTGGACTCCATATTGAAGGGTTTGTATGAGGACTTGAGGGGCAGTGTTATTAAGGTTTCAGCGCTGGGGAACTTTCAGCAGCCTTTAAGGGCTTTGCTGTATTTGGTTAGCTTCCCGGTTGGCGCCAAATCACTAGTGAATCACCCGTGGTGGATTCCAAAAGGCCTTTATTTGAACGGCCGGGTTATTGAGATGACGAGCATATTGGGCCCCTTTTTTCACGTTAGCGCTCTGCCCGATCATGCCATTTTCAAGAGCCAGCCTGATGTGGG GTTGCAATGCTTTTCAGAAGCATCAACTCGCCGACCAACTGATTTATCATCCTCATTCACCACAATTAAATCAGTtatgaacaacttatatgatgGTCTAGCAGAAGTTCTTCTCTCACTCCTTAAAAATATGGACACTCGTGAAAATGTTCTTGAGTATCTTGCAGAGGTGATCAATAAAAACTCGTCGAGGGCTCATATCCAG GTTGATCCTCTATCTTGTGCAAGCTCAGGCATGTTTGTCAGTCTCAGTGCTGTCATGCTTCGCCTGTGTGAGCCTTTTTTAGACGTGAACTTAACAAAAAGGGATAAGATTGATCCCAAATATGTCTTTAACAGTAACAGATTGGATTTAAG AGCGTCGACTGCACTCCATGCATCATCAGAAGAAGTTGCTGAATGGCTTAATAAAAACAATTTGGGTAAAACTGATGGCTCTAGACAAGATACTGAAGTTGAAAATCGGTTGCTACAATCTCAAGGCGCCACCAGTTCTGGCAGCACTGCCAGTGGATCCTCTAATGCAAAGCTGGGATCAACTGGCAATAAAACTAAATATCCATTTATTTGCGAGTGCTTCTTTATGACTGCAAGGGTGCTCCACTTGGGTTTATTAAAAGCATTTTCTGACTTTAAACATTTAGTTCAG GACATTCAAAGGTGTGAAGATACTCTCTCTACTCTTAAAGCCATGCAAGAGCATTCTCCTACACCGGCATTGGAGCTGGACGTATCTCGCCTTGAGAAAGAAATGGAGTCGTATTCACAGGAGAAACTTTGTTATGAAGCTCAGATGTTGAGG gATGGAGCACTTATTCAGAATGCTCTTTCTTTCTACCGGTTAATGGTGGTTTGGTTGGTTAGCCTTGTTGGCGGATTTAAGATGCCTCTGCCATCCACATGCCCAATGGAATTTGCAGCTATGCCAGAGCATTTTGTGGAAGATGCAATGGAGTTGCTTATATTTGCTTCACGGATTCCAAAAGCTTTGGACGGGGTCTTGCTG GATGACTTCATGAACTTTATTATCATGTTCATGGCAAGTCCGGAATTTATTAGAAACCCTTACCTTAGAGCGAAGATGGTTGAAGTGCTGAACTGCTGGATGCCCCGTGGAGG TGGCTCTTCTGTTACTGCTACTCTGTTTGAAGGGCACCAACTGTCTCTCGAGTATCTTGTGAGAAATCTTCTGAAACTTTATGTCGACATTGAGTTCACTGGTTCTCACACGCAG TTCTATGACAAGTTTAACATCCGTCATAATATTGCCGAACTTCTCGAGTACCTGTGGCAGGTCCCTAGTCATCGTAATGCTTGGAGACAG ATTGCGAAGGAGGAGGAAAAGGGTGTATATCTGACTTTCTTAAACTTCCTGGTCAATGATAGCATATATCTCCTTGATGAAAGTCTTAACAAAATTCTTGAACTCAAAGAGTTGGAAGCTGAGATGTCAAATACGACTGAATGGGAGCAGAGACCAGCTCAAGAGAGGCAGGAGAGAACCCGATTATTCCACTCCCAAGAGAAT ATTATTCGGATCGATATGAAATTGGCAAACGAGGATGTGAGTATGCTGGCATTTACTTCAGAGCAGATTACAGTGCCTTTCCTACTTCCTGAGATG GTTGAGAGAGTGGCCAGCATGCTTAATTACTTTTTGTTACAACTTGTGGGTCCCCAAAGAAAATCTCTTACTCTGAAAGACCCTGAGAAATATGAATTTCGTCCAAAACAGTTGCTGAAGCAG attgtcTACATATATGTCCATCTGGCAAGGGGTGATACGGAAAATATTTTCCCAGCTGCTATATCAAAAGATGGTCGTTCATACAATGAGCAG TTATTTAGCGCTGCAGCAGATGTTCTTCGAAAAATTGGGGAAAATGGGAGGGTAATACAGGAGTTTCTTCAGCTAGGTGCTAAGGCCAAAGTCGCAGCTTCTGAGGCAATGGACACTGAAGCTGCTCTTGGAGAGATACCAGATGAATTCCTTGACCCAATTCAA